In one window of Macadamia integrifolia cultivar HAES 741 chromosome 2, SCU_Mint_v3, whole genome shotgun sequence DNA:
- the LOC122092801 gene encoding LOW QUALITY PROTEIN: uncharacterized protein LOC122092801 (The sequence of the model RefSeq protein was modified relative to this genomic sequence to represent the inferred CDS: inserted 2 bases in 1 codon; deleted 1 base in 1 codon), giving the protein MGSSILILFLSLLLCHLSLPCNATNQKTNRFRTEFLHQPSPNNVSIPRYFEVTKPIELPKTKPCSYLILQHDFGNSYGKPPVLAEYKPPSDCPSQDFSKIVLEWKATCKGRQFDRIFGVWLGGVEILRSCTAEPSATGIVWTVEKDITRYFSLLKNPQRFSVYMGNIVDQTYTGIYHVNVTFHFYPGEVPQSSLERQNSVSGFDFPADMVIPISRNLPLNDGLWFLIENSTDVQKKKFKIPPNAYRAVLEVYVSFHSDDESWYTNPPNNYVKANNLTNVPGNGPFREVVVRLDEWIVGAIWPFTVIYTGGINPLLWRPITGIGSFNLPSYDIEITPFLGKILDGDHHNFGFSVTNALSVWFIDANLHVWLDSKNQRTRGKLTKHISSHPQVSLVSHFKGVNGSFLINARRSIISSGWVKSSHGKIITYSFQNFSLTNSTEMKKNLDLQIVSQAIEANRSVLAKLPSTFMYYIKSMQRFPFYLYSDNVNQGNGSFTSLVNLSLGFNEDIFSDDHFGFSMSSLRNLQNGKGNMLVKGNLVVSGLGSTQQVYAYDSNEECYFRNVSSKNYTVLYDEKRDLCDRKSSKRFKIYFCLIKFLHQPSPNNVSAITRYFEVTKPIELPKTKPCSYLILQHDLGNTYGKSPVLAEYKPPLDCPSQDFSKIVLERKATCKGRQFDRSFGIWLGGIEILRSCSAEPRATGIVWEVERTVGKDITRYLSLLKNHQTLAVYMGNIVDQTYTGIYNVNVTFHFYPSEVPHSPLKKNSPNLVSGFDFPADLVLPISRNLPLNDGLWLFINNSTDVQKKKFKIPRNAYRAVLEVYVSFHSDDESWYTNPPNNYIKANNPTDVAGNGPFREVVARLDERIVGAVWPFTVIFTGGVNPLLWRPVTEMXSFNVPSYDIEITPFLGKILDGDLHNFGFSVTNALSTWYIDAILHVWLDSKSERTRGKLMKHKSSYPQVSLVSHFKGGINSFLIYARRSIVSTGWVKSSHGKIKTYSFQDFSFMNSMEMKNNLDWQTVSQAIEANRSVFAKHTSSSMYYIKSMQRFPFYLSSDKVNQGNGSYTSLANLSLGFNEDKFSSTQFGFSNSSLRNLQNGQGNMVVKGNLVVSRLGSTQQVYAYDGNKECYFRNVSSKNSTVLYDEKRALCD; this is encoded by the exons ATGGGTTCCTCTATtctcatcctctttctctctctccttctttgtcACCTTTCTTTGCCTTGCAATGCAACTAATCAGAAAACAAACCGTTTCAGAACAGAGTTCCTTCATCAACCCTCTCCCAATAATGTCTCCATCCCTCGTTATTTCGAAGTAACAAAACCCATTGAACTACCTAAAACAAAACCTTGTTCTTACCTCATCCTTCAGCATGATTTCGGAAATTCATATGGTAAGCCCCCTGTTCTTGCTGAATACAAACCTCCGTCAGATTGCCCATCTCAGGATTTCTCCAAAATCGTTCTTGAATGGAAAGCCACTTGTAAAGGGAGGCAATTTGATCGTATTTTTGGTGTTTGGTTGGGCGGTGTCGAGATTCTCCGCAGCTGTACTGCAGAGCCTAGTGCCACTGGGATCGTCTGGACCGTCGAGAAGGACATTACAAGGTACTTTTCATTGCTTAAGAATCCGCAAAGATTTTCTGTTTATATGGGTAACATTGTTGATCAAACCTACACTGGAATCTACCATGTTAATGTAACATTCCATTTCTATCCTGGGGAAGTACCCCAAAGTTCCCTTGAGCGGCAGAATTCGGTTTCTGGGTTTGATTTTCCTGCTGATATGGTAATACCCATATCAAGAAACCTTCCTCTGAATGATGGGTTGTGGTTTTTGATTGAGAATTCAACGGATGTACAGAAGAAGAAGTTCAAAATTCCTCCAAATGCCTATCGGGCTGTTCTGGAGGTGTATGTTTCATTTCATTCGGATGATGAATCCTGGTATACTAATCCTCCCAATAATTATGTGAAAGCAAACAATTTAACAAACGTGCCTGGAAATGGCCCTTTTAGGGAGGTTGTGGTTAGACTCGACGAATGGATTGTAGGTGCTATCTGGCCTTTCACTGTGATTTATACTGGAGGAATCAATCCTCTCCTATGGAGGCCCATCACTGGGATTGGGTCTTTCAACCTCCCTTCGTATGACATTGAGATTACGCCGTTCCTTGGCAAGATTTTGGATGGGGATCACCACAATTTCGGGTTTAGTGTAACAAATGCTCTTAGTGTATGGTTTATAGATGCGAATTTGCATGTCTGGTTGGATAGTAAGAATCAGAGAACTAGGGGAAAGCTTACGAAACACATAAGCTCACATCCTCAGGTATCCCTGGTTTCACATTTCAAAGGTGTGAATGGATCTTTTCTTATCAATGCAAGAAGGTCTATTATTTCATCAGGATGGGTGAAGTCCTCCCATGGGAAGATCATAACATATTCATTCCAAAATTTTAGTTTAACAAACTCAACGGAGATGAAAAAGAATTTAGATTTGCAGATTGTATCTCAAGCAATTGAAGCTAATAGAAGTGTTTTAGCAAAGCTTCCTTCTACTTTTATGTATTATATCAAATCAATGCAGAGGTTTCCCTTTTATTTGTACTCGGACAATGTGAACCAAGGAAATGGCAGTTTTACTTCACTTGTGAACCTCTCGTTGGGATTTAATGAAGACATATTTTCTGATGACCATTTTGGTTTCTCTATGAGCTCTCTCAGAAACTTGCAGAACGGAAAGGGTAATATGCTTGTAAAGGGAAACTTGGTAGTAAGTGGGTTAGGAAGTACTCAGCAAGTATATGCATATGATAGTAATGAAGAATGCTACTTCAGGAATGTGAGCAGTAAAAACTACACTGTTCTTTATGATGAAAAAAGAGACCTTTGTGACAGAAAATC AAGtaaaagattcaaaatatatttttgtcttATAAAA TTCCTTCATCAACCCTCTCCCAATAATGTCTCTGCAATCACTCGTTATTTCGAAGTAACAAAACCCATTGAACTACCCAAAACGAAACCTTGTTCTTACCTCATTCTTCAGCATGATTTGGGAAACACATATGGTAAGTCCCCTGTTCTTGCTGAATATAAACCCCCATTAGATTGCCCATCTCAGGATTTCTCCAAAATTGTTCTTGAACGGAAAGCAACTTGTAAAGGGAGGCAATTTGATCGCAGTTTTGGTATTTGGTTGGGCGGTATCGAGATTCTCCGTAGCTGCTCTGCAGAGCCTAGAGCCACTGGGATTGTCTGGGAAGTCGAG AGGACAGTCGGGAAGGACATTACAAGGTACCTTTCATTGCTTAAGAATCATCAAACGTTAGCTGTTTATATGGGTAACATTGTTGATCAAACCTACACTGGAATCTACAATGTCAATGTAACATTCCATTTCTATCCTTCGGAAGTACCCCACAGTCCCCTTAAGAAGAATTCTCCGAATTTGGTTTCTGGCTTTGATTTTCCTGCTGATTTGGTGCTACCCATCTCAAGAAACCTTCCTCTGAATGATGGATTGTGGCTTTTTATTAATAATTCAACAGATGTACAGAAGAAGAAGTTCAAAATTCCTCGAAATGCCTATCGGGCTGTTCTGGAGGTGTATGTTTCGTTTCATTCAGATGATGAGTCCTGGTATACAAATCCTCCCaataattatataaaagcaAACAATCCAACAGATGTGGCTGGAAATGGACCCTTTAGGGAGGTTGTGGCTAGACTCGACGAAAGGATTGTTGGTGCCGTCTGGCCTTTCACTGTGATTTTTACTGGAGGAGTCAATCCTCTCCTATGGAGGCCTGTCACTGAGAT GTCTTTTAACGTTCCTTCATATGACATTGAGATTACGCCGTTCCTTGGTAAGATTTTGGATGGAGATCTCCAcaattttgggtttagtgtaACAAATGCTCTGAGTACTTGGTATATAGATGCAATTTTGCATGTCTGGTTGGATAGTAAGAGTGAGAGAACTAGGGGAAAGCTTATGAAACACAAAAGTTCATATCCTCAGGTCTCTCTTGTTTCGCATTTTAAAGGTGGGATTAATTCTTTTCTTATCTATGCAAGAAGGTCTATTGTTTCAACAGGATGGGTGAAGTCCTCCCATGGGAAGATCAAGACTTATTCATTCCAAGATTTTAGTTTCATGAACTCAATGGAGATGAAAAATAATTTAGATTGGCAGACTGTGTCTCAAGCAATTGAAGCCAATAGAAGTGTTTTTGCAAAGCATACTTCTTCTTCTATGTATTATATCAAATCAATGCAgaggtttcctttttatttatccTCAGACAAGGTGAACCAAGGAAATGGTAGTTATACTTCACTTGCAAACCTCTCATTGGGATTTAATGAAGACAAATTTTCCAGTACCCAGTTTGGTTTCTCTAACAGCTCCCTCAGAAACTTGCAGAATGGACAGGGCAATATGGTTGTAAAGGGAAATTTGGTAGTCAGTAGGTTGGGAAGTACTCAGCAAGTATATGCCTACGATGGTAATAAAGAATGCTACTTCAGGAATGTGAGCAGTAAAAATTCCACTGTTCTTTATGATGAAAAAAGAGCTCTTTGTGACTGA